A section of the Aricia agestis chromosome 4, ilAriAges1.1, whole genome shotgun sequence genome encodes:
- the LOC121726659 gene encoding bilin-binding protein-like, whose protein sequence is MDHTRDGNRYTFTISDVVNHKLASVGGVVETKFEGDNNIGHIIYSGNFYKSSENETIFDADVLSIDYASYCIVHHCKHDSKKKFHHEFIWILSRTPDLSPDTRNTIDAFLNSTIIDQRQLIWDHFSKQYCDFSKY, encoded by the exons ATGGACCACACCAGAGACGGCAACAGATACACTTTCACCATCTCGGATGTTGTCAACCATAAGCTGGCGAGCGTAGGAGGAGTCGTCGAGACCAAGTTTGAAGGAGACAACAATATCGGCCATATTATCTACTCAGGAAATTTCTATAAAT CATCtgaaaatgaaacaatattCGACGCGGATGTGTTGAGTATAGACTACGCCAGCTACTGCATAGTACACCACTGTAAGCACGACAGTAAGAAGAAGTTCCATCATG aatTCATTTGGATTTTATCAAGGACACCAGACCTATCGCCAGACACAAGGAATACAATCGACGCTTTCCTCAATTCCACCATCATAGATCAAAGACAGCTGATTTGGGATCACTTTTCTAAGCAATACTGTGATTTTAGTAAATATTAG